Proteins from one Scleropages formosus chromosome 14, fSclFor1.1, whole genome shotgun sequence genomic window:
- the LOC108931002 gene encoding ras-related protein Rab-7L1-like isoform X1: MPLDYLFKILVLGQSKVGKTSFVQRYVRGVFNEGYKVTIGVDFAVRTTEWSSGHTVRLQFWDIQGQEDTLPLTRAFFKNAHACIIMFDLTNAQSLQYCTLLKQAVDSENTSDDCLTIPCVLVGNKCDLPNHSVSVKDMDDFTSTMNCITWKNTSVKENKNIEETVWCIVEAIMERQPSEETFPLTRMELQNETYELEPGTKERAQRTLLQSCCSTGT, from the exons ATGCCATTGGATTATCTATTCAAAATACTAGTTCTCGGACAATCAAAAGTAGGTAAAACCTCGTTTGTACAACGTTATGTTAGAGGAGTTTTTAACGAGGGATACAAAGTCACCATTGGAG TTGACTTTGCAGTGAGAACAACTGAGTGGTCCAGTGGTCACACTGTAAGACTGCAGTTCTGGGACATCCAAG GTCAAGAGGACACGTTACCTCTAACAAGAgcctttttcaaaaatgcacACGCCTGTATCATCATGTTTGACCTGACTAACGCGCAGTCCCTACAATACTGCACCTTACTGAAGCAGGCTGTGGACTCCGAGAACACTAGTGACGACTGTTTGACAATACCTTGCGTTCTTGTGGGAAACAAG TGTGACTTGCCAAATCACAGTGTTTCTGTAAAGGACATGGATGATTTCACAAGTACTATGAATTGCATCACATGGAAAAACACATCAGTGAAGGAGAACAAAAATATAGAAGAAACTGTGTG GTGCATTGTTGAAGCAATAATGGAAAGGCAACCCAGCGAAGAAACATTTCCACTGACCAGGATGGAACTGCAAAATGAGACTTACGAACTTGAGCCTGGAACAAAAGAGCGTGCCCAACGAACCCTCCTCCAGTCGTGCTGTAGCACTGGCACATAG
- the LOC108931002 gene encoding ras-related protein Rab-7L1-like isoform X2, whose protein sequence is MPLDYLFKILVLGQSKVGKTSFVQRYVRGVFNEGYKVTIGGQEDTLPLTRAFFKNAHACIIMFDLTNAQSLQYCTLLKQAVDSENTSDDCLTIPCVLVGNKCDLPNHSVSVKDMDDFTSTMNCITWKNTSVKENKNIEETVWCIVEAIMERQPSEETFPLTRMELQNETYELEPGTKERAQRTLLQSCCSTGT, encoded by the exons ATGCCATTGGATTATCTATTCAAAATACTAGTTCTCGGACAATCAAAAGTAGGTAAAACCTCGTTTGTACAACGTTATGTTAGAGGAGTTTTTAACGAGGGATACAAAGTCACCATTGGAG GTCAAGAGGACACGTTACCTCTAACAAGAgcctttttcaaaaatgcacACGCCTGTATCATCATGTTTGACCTGACTAACGCGCAGTCCCTACAATACTGCACCTTACTGAAGCAGGCTGTGGACTCCGAGAACACTAGTGACGACTGTTTGACAATACCTTGCGTTCTTGTGGGAAACAAG TGTGACTTGCCAAATCACAGTGTTTCTGTAAAGGACATGGATGATTTCACAAGTACTATGAATTGCATCACATGGAAAAACACATCAGTGAAGGAGAACAAAAATATAGAAGAAACTGTGTG GTGCATTGTTGAAGCAATAATGGAAAGGCAACCCAGCGAAGAAACATTTCCACTGACCAGGATGGAACTGCAAAATGAGACTTACGAACTTGAGCCTGGAACAAAAGAGCGTGCCCAACGAACCCTCCTCCAGTCGTGCTGTAGCACTGGCACATAG
- the nono gene encoding non-POU domain-containing octamer-binding protein — translation MQGNRGPRPDQQNHGPPRQNPMDNQRRGPNSNSNGQHAESGEPQNTNSAVTIDLQSFRKPGEKTYTQRSRLFVGNLPAGVTEQEVEKLFSKYGKPSEIFINKDRGFGFIRLETRTLAEIAKAELDDTPFRGRQLRVRFATHGAALTVKNLPPFISNELLEEAFSMFGQIERAIVIVDDRGRPTGKGIVEYTAKPAARKALERCCDGAFLLTAFPRPLTVEPMDQYDEDEGLPEKLISKNQQYHKEREQPPRFAQPGTFEYEYAMRWKALMEMEKQQYEQVERNIKEAQEKLEAEMEAARHEHQVMLMRQDLLRRQEELRRMEELHNQEVQKRKQLELRQEEERRRREEEMRMHGEEMLRRQQEGFKGSFPENREQELRMHMAGQAMGMSRNPMGGNPVPTGAGSMPVDSAPLMPGVGSNAMPGGGQGAFPRGPPVPADFGPNKRRRF, via the exons ATGCAGGGCAACAGAGGGCCGCGTCCCGATCAGCAAAACCACGGGCCTCCCCGACAGAACCCAATGGATAACCAGAGAAGAGGTCCAAACTCCAACAGCAACGGGCAGCATGCCGAATCCGGTGAACCGCAGAACACAA ATTCTGCTGTGACAATAGACCTGCAGAGCTTCCGGAAGCCAGGCGAGAAGACTTACACCCAGCGTAGCCGGCTCTTCGTAGGCAATCTCCCAGCTGGTGTgacagagcaggaggtggagaagctctTCTCCAAGTATGGAAAGCCATCAGAAATTTTTATCAACAAGGATAGGGGATTTGGCTTCATAAGGCTG GAGACGAGAACCTTAGCAGAAATTGCCAAAGCCGAGCTTGATGACACTCCGTTCAGGGGCAGACAGCTTCGTGTCCGCTTTGCCACCCATGGAGCGGCTCTCACAGTGAAGAACCTGCCTCCGTTCATCTCCAATGAGCTCCTGGAGGAGGCATTTTCCATGTTCGGACAGATAGAGAGGGCCATTGTCATTGTGGACGATCGTGGGAGGCCAACTGGGAAGGGCATTGTGGAGTAtacagccaaacccgctgcccggAAAGCGCTGGAGAGGTGTTGCGATGGAGCTTTCTTATTGACTGC GTTTCCCAGACCTTTGACAGTGGAACCCATGGACCAGTATGATGAGGATGAGGGTCTGCCAGAAAAACTCATTAGCAAGAACCAGCAGTATCACAA GGAGCGGGAGCAACCTCCACGGTTCGCGCAGCCCGGCACATTTGAGTACGAGTATGCCATGCGCTGGAAGGCCCTGATGGAGATGGAGAAGCAGCAGTATGAGCAGGTGGAGAGGAACATCAAAGAAGcacaggagaagctggaggctGAGATGGAAGCAGCTCGGCATGAGCACCAGGTCATGCTCATGAGGCAGG ATCTGTTGAGGCGCCAGGAAGAGTTGAGGAGGATGGAGGAGCTTCATAACCAGGAGGTGCAGAAGCGTAAGCAGTTAGAGCTGCGCCAAGAGGAGGAGCGCCGCCGACGTGAGGAGGAGATGAGGATGCATGGCGAGGAGATGCTGAGGAGGCAGCAGGAGGGCTTCAAGGGCAGCTTCCCTGAAAAT AGGGAGCAAGAGTTGAGGATGCACATGGCTG GTCAGGCAATGGGCATGAGCCGAAATCCCATGGGAGGGAACCCTGTCCCTACTGGAGCTGGCAGCATGCCTGTGGATTCTGCCCCCTTAATG CCGGGAGTGGGAAGCAATGCCATGCCTGGAGGGGGACAAGGGGCCTTTCCCAGAGGTCCCCCAGTGCCAGCTGACTTTGGTCCCAACAAGCGTCGCAGATTCTAA